A genome region from Mycobacterium sp. 3519A includes the following:
- a CDS encoding 5-oxoprolinase/urea amidolyase family protein, with the protein MTGIEVVRPGLLTTVQDWPGRIGYWHVGVPPSGPMDDLSFRIGNRVLGNPQGAAGLECTRSGPALRFPEGGRVCVTGAPVAVTLDGVAVPQWQSITVPAGAVLDVATLTGPGMRCYVLIAGGLQEAEFLGSTATFTLGTFGGHCGRPLREGDVLTAGADRAPLGDRPARAAIDEQPSIGNRWEIAVTEGPHAAPEFFTRADIDTLLNTDYSVHFNSDRTGVRLEGPKPQWARNDGGEAGLHPSNIHDNAYCVGSLDFTGDTPILLGPDGPSLGGFVCPVTVVSGDRWKLGQMAPGDAVRFVAVRADRAPSLRTIDADRRASFPAVISTSSDADNGVLGRYSASDGTDVTLRRTGDGGVLVEYGPMMLDLAMRARVHVLYEHLLGQAVPGITELTPGVRSLQVQFDPAVLSITEIAALLQGFDADLPPSDQLIVPSRSVRLPLSWDDPATHEAIQRYMHGVRADAPWCPWNIEFIRRINGLDDVAQVHDIVFDAEYLVLGLGDVYLGAPVATPLDPRHRLVTTKYNPARTWTPENAVGIGGAYLCIYGMEGPGGYQFVGRTTQVWNHRHPGDARAFEPGTPWLLRYFDRISFYPVSADELLHLRAEMAAGRGDVAIDDGKFSLADYRGFLTDNDDSIAAFRQQQAVAFAEERRAWDAAGEFRRAS; encoded by the coding sequence ATGACTGGCATCGAGGTGGTGCGGCCCGGATTGCTGACCACCGTCCAGGACTGGCCCGGTCGCATCGGGTACTGGCATGTCGGCGTTCCGCCGTCCGGTCCGATGGACGACCTGTCGTTTCGGATCGGAAACCGGGTGCTTGGCAACCCGCAGGGCGCAGCGGGTTTGGAGTGCACGAGAAGTGGTCCGGCCCTTAGGTTTCCGGAGGGCGGCCGGGTATGCGTGACCGGTGCGCCCGTGGCCGTGACGCTGGACGGGGTGGCCGTGCCGCAGTGGCAGTCGATCACGGTGCCCGCGGGTGCGGTGCTCGACGTCGCGACGTTGACGGGCCCTGGCATGCGCTGCTACGTCCTGATCGCCGGGGGCCTGCAGGAGGCTGAATTCCTCGGCAGCACAGCCACGTTCACGCTCGGCACGTTCGGCGGGCATTGCGGCAGGCCGCTGCGGGAAGGCGACGTGTTGACCGCAGGCGCCGACCGGGCGCCACTCGGCGACCGTCCCGCCAGAGCCGCCATCGACGAGCAACCGAGCATCGGTAACCGCTGGGAGATCGCGGTGACCGAAGGCCCGCACGCCGCACCCGAATTCTTCACCCGCGCCGATATCGACACGCTGCTGAACACCGACTATTCGGTGCATTTCAACTCCGATCGCACCGGCGTCCGACTGGAGGGCCCGAAGCCGCAGTGGGCGCGCAACGACGGCGGCGAGGCGGGTTTGCATCCGTCGAACATCCACGACAACGCCTACTGCGTAGGCAGTTTGGACTTCACCGGCGACACCCCGATCCTGCTCGGACCGGACGGCCCGAGTCTCGGCGGGTTCGTCTGCCCGGTCACCGTGGTCAGCGGCGACCGGTGGAAGCTGGGGCAGATGGCGCCGGGTGACGCGGTGCGGTTCGTCGCGGTGCGCGCGGACCGGGCGCCGTCGCTGCGCACGATCGACGCCGACCGGCGCGCGTCGTTCCCTGCTGTGATCTCGACATCCAGCGACGCCGACAACGGCGTGCTCGGCCGCTACTCCGCGTCAGACGGCACCGACGTGACGCTGCGCCGCACCGGCGACGGCGGAGTGCTGGTGGAGTACGGGCCGATGATGCTCGACCTCGCAATGCGGGCCAGGGTGCATGTGCTCTACGAGCACCTCCTCGGCCAGGCCGTCCCCGGTATCACGGAACTCACCCCGGGCGTGCGTTCACTGCAGGTGCAGTTCGACCCCGCAGTGCTGTCGATCACTGAAATCGCAGCTCTGCTACAGGGTTTCGACGCCGACCTGCCGCCGTCCGATCAACTAATCGTGCCAAGCCGCTCCGTGCGCCTGCCGCTGTCGTGGGATGACCCGGCCACGCATGAGGCCATCCAGCGCTACATGCACGGCGTGCGGGCCGATGCGCCGTGGTGCCCGTGGAACATCGAATTCATTCGTCGCATCAACGGTCTCGACGACGTCGCGCAGGTGCACGACATCGTGTTCGACGCCGAGTACCTGGTGCTCGGACTCGGCGATGTGTACCTCGGCGCGCCGGTCGCCACTCCCCTGGATCCGCGGCACCGGCTTGTCACCACGAAGTACAACCCGGCGCGCACCTGGACGCCGGAGAATGCCGTCGGCATCGGCGGCGCGTATCTGTGCATCTACGGCATGGAGGGTCCCGGCGGTTATCAGTTCGTCGGCCGCACCACTCAGGTGTGGAATCACCGCCACCCCGGCGATGCGCGCGCGTTCGAACCCGGAACACCATGGCTGCTCCGGTATTTCGACCGCATCAGCTTCTACCCGGTGAGCGCCGACGAGTTGCTGCACCTGCGCGCCGAGATGGCCGCCGGGCGGGGCGACGTCGCGATCGACGACGGCAAGTTCTCACTCGCCGACTACCGGGGCTTCCTCACCGACAACGACGACAGCATCGCCGCGTTCCGCCAGCAGCAAGCGGTCGCGTTCGCCGAGGAGCGACGGGCCTGGGATGCGGCCGGGGAGTTTCGCCGGGCGTCCTGA
- a CDS encoding CYTH and CHAD domain-containing protein — MSKSGKQGKSRHLEVERKFEVFESTVSPSFDGLSSVARVERQPAQQLDAVYFDTPAHDLAVRRVTLRRRTGGPDAGWHLKLPAGPDARTEVRMPLGDSDDDTVPSDLLDVVLAIVRDRPVRPVARISTRRTVDMLYGADGRPVAEFCDDDVVARAEDDEESEQRWREWELELAQGADRDLLNRLANRLLDAGAVPAGHGSKLARVLEDPEAAPPPTDPVHTAVAEQVEQLLVWDRAVRADVYDAVHQMRVTTRKIRSLLQASEDAFGISDDAWVLDELRQLAAILGVARDAEVLAERYEKALDELPEDLARGPVRERLVDGAKKQYKSGLRRSLIAMRSERYFRLLDALEGLVAAEPPPAAPGSEPAALTIDSAYRRVRKAAKHAAAAADEDRDEALHRIRKGAKRLRYTAAATGKDKVSARAKTIQTLLGDHQDSVVSRAHLSRQAEAAHAAGEDTFTYGLLYQMEGELAQRSRAQLDKALRKLERSVRKSH, encoded by the coding sequence ATGTCGAAATCGGGTAAGCAGGGGAAATCCAGGCATCTGGAGGTCGAGCGCAAGTTCGAGGTGTTCGAGTCGACCGTGAGCCCGTCGTTCGACGGGCTGTCGTCCGTCGCGCGTGTGGAGCGTCAGCCGGCGCAGCAACTCGACGCCGTTTATTTCGACACGCCCGCCCATGATCTGGCCGTCCGCCGTGTCACGTTGCGCCGCCGCACCGGAGGCCCCGACGCCGGTTGGCATCTGAAGTTGCCTGCGGGACCGGACGCCAGGACCGAGGTGCGGATGCCGCTCGGCGACAGCGACGACGACACCGTGCCGAGCGACTTGCTGGACGTCGTGTTGGCCATCGTGCGTGATCGTCCGGTGCGGCCCGTGGCGCGCATCTCGACCCGTCGCACGGTCGACATGCTCTACGGCGCGGACGGTCGCCCGGTGGCGGAGTTCTGCGACGACGACGTGGTGGCGCGCGCCGAGGACGACGAGGAATCTGAGCAGCGGTGGCGTGAATGGGAGTTGGAACTGGCCCAGGGCGCCGACCGCGATCTGCTGAACCGGTTGGCGAACCGGTTGCTCGACGCGGGCGCAGTACCGGCCGGACACGGTTCGAAGTTGGCGCGGGTGCTCGAGGACCCCGAAGCCGCCCCGCCGCCTACCGACCCCGTGCACACGGCGGTTGCCGAGCAGGTGGAGCAACTGCTGGTGTGGGACCGCGCGGTGCGGGCCGACGTGTACGACGCTGTGCATCAGATGCGGGTGACCACACGCAAGATCCGCAGCCTGCTGCAGGCCTCGGAGGATGCGTTCGGCATCTCCGATGACGCCTGGGTTCTGGACGAGTTACGGCAATTGGCAGCGATTTTGGGCGTCGCCCGCGACGCTGAGGTGCTTGCCGAGCGGTATGAGAAGGCGCTGGACGAACTGCCAGAGGACCTGGCGCGTGGGCCGGTGCGGGAGCGGCTGGTCGACGGCGCCAAGAAGCAGTACAAATCCGGGCTGCGGCGGTCGCTGATCGCGATGCGGTCCGAGCGCTACTTCCGGCTTCTGGACGCGTTGGAAGGTCTGGTGGCCGCGGAACCGCCGCCTGCGGCTCCCGGCAGCGAACCGGCGGCGCTGACGATCGATTCGGCCTACCGGCGGGTGCGCAAGGCCGCGAAGCACGCGGCCGCCGCGGCCGACGAGGACCGCGACGAGGCGCTGCACCGAATCCGCAAGGGTGCCAAGCGACTTCGGTACACGGCGGCGGCCACCGGCAAGGACAAGGTGTCGGCCCGCGCCAAGACCATCCAGACGCTGCTCGGCGACCACCAGGACAGCGTGGTCAGCCGTGCGCATCTGAGCCGTCAGGCCGAGGCCGCCCATGCCGCCGGCGAGGACACCTTTACTTACGGGCTGCTCTACCAAATGGAGGGCGAACTCGCGCAGCGGTCCCGCGCGCAACTGGACAAGGCGCTGCGCAAGCTCGAGCGGTCGGTGCGCAAGTCGCACTGA
- a CDS encoding helix-turn-helix domain-containing protein: MTQVPPVRYLQRAKDLVDARYAEAITVDDLAAAAGLSRAHFSRMFTKAFGESPRSYLQSRRLERAAALLRYTDRSVADICVMVGLQSVGSFTTSFARVYGLPPAAYRASMPPAAIHARVPSCILRRDTRRPADSRVKTAHGKKTGDGDRP; this comes from the coding sequence ATGACGCAGGTTCCCCCCGTCCGCTATCTGCAGCGGGCGAAGGATCTGGTCGACGCCCGCTACGCCGAGGCCATCACCGTCGACGACCTGGCCGCGGCGGCCGGGCTGTCGCGGGCCCACTTCAGCAGGATGTTCACCAAGGCGTTCGGAGAGTCGCCGCGGTCGTATCTGCAGTCCCGGCGCCTCGAACGGGCCGCGGCACTGCTGCGCTACACCGACCGCTCGGTGGCCGACATCTGCGTGATGGTGGGACTGCAGAGCGTCGGATCGTTCACCACCAGTTTCGCCCGGGTCTACGGGCTGCCGCCGGCCGCGTATCGCGCCAGCATGCCGCCCGCCGCGATCCATGCCCGCGTGCCGAGTTGCATCCTGCGCCGCGACACCCGCCGCCCCGCCGACAGCCGCGTCAAGACAGCACACGGGAAGAAGACGGGCGACGGCGACCGACCGTAG
- a CDS encoding VOC family protein yields the protein MMKIGSAHLWVHDQEAALKFWTDLVGMEVRQDVSFPEEMGDFRWLTVGPPGQDDVSLVLMAVPGQPVMDAPTRQQVLDLTAKGFAGTVFLTTDDIQRDYDEMTSRGVEFTEPPHQMPYGIDSGFRDPSGNSVRLTQLAPPPANTV from the coding sequence ATGATGAAAATTGGCAGCGCCCACCTGTGGGTGCACGATCAGGAAGCGGCGCTGAAATTCTGGACCGATCTGGTCGGGATGGAAGTGCGTCAGGATGTGTCCTTCCCCGAAGAAATGGGCGACTTCCGTTGGCTCACAGTCGGTCCGCCCGGCCAGGATGACGTCAGCCTCGTCTTGATGGCCGTGCCCGGCCAGCCGGTGATGGACGCGCCCACCCGCCAACAAGTGCTCGACCTGACGGCCAAGGGCTTCGCGGGCACGGTCTTCCTCACCACCGACGACATCCAGCGCGACTACGACGAAATGACTTCCCGCGGCGTCGAGTTCACCGAGCCGCCACACCAGATGCCTTACGGAATCGACTCCGGATTCCGCGATCCGTCGGGAAACAGCGTGCGACTGACCCAATTAGCGCCGCCTCCGGCCAATACTGTGTAG
- a CDS encoding isoprenylcysteine carboxylmethyltransferase family protein, producing MRTSTAAVGSAAFFVVAPGTFAGLGPWLITRWEIPESSPPLRVALGVALIVLGLIPPVHAFVQFAKAGGTPMPAAPPEQLVVSGFNRFVRNPMYVGLLTVILGQALLFDNPWLVLYAVIGWIATASFVHWYEEPTLVKSFGEQYEEYRRNVPAWTPRLTPWQPASQNGGGS from the coding sequence GTGCGCACCTCGACCGCAGCGGTCGGTTCGGCGGCCTTCTTCGTGGTGGCCCCGGGCACCTTCGCGGGACTGGGCCCATGGCTGATCACCCGATGGGAGATCCCGGAGTCCAGTCCCCCGCTGCGGGTGGCGCTCGGGGTGGCGCTGATCGTGCTCGGCCTCATCCCGCCGGTGCACGCGTTCGTCCAGTTCGCCAAGGCCGGTGGCACGCCGATGCCCGCCGCGCCGCCGGAACAGCTTGTCGTATCGGGGTTCAACCGGTTCGTGCGCAACCCGATGTACGTCGGACTGCTGACGGTGATCCTCGGCCAGGCACTGCTCTTCGACAACCCGTGGCTGGTGCTCTACGCCGTCATCGGCTGGATCGCGACGGCGTCATTCGTGCACTGGTACGAGGAACCGACCCTCGTGAAGTCGTTCGGCGAGCAATACGAGGAGTATCGCCGCAACGTGCCTGCCTGGACTCCACGCCTGACGCCGTGGCAGCCGGCGTCTCAGAATGGTGGTGGTTCGTAG
- a CDS encoding HNH endonuclease signature motif containing protein, whose translation MFEGFGDGELIEVMGESTRDESTAIAQRLAAVAELFVRRREPLAECRWWMADHCDGVAAEIAAVQHISHARAVAQVQFACNLWHRLPRVARVFMTGVIDYRLVATIVARTENVEDAVMPGLDSAIAEQCGKWMKLSAPKLRDRVDQWVATFDPAGVRVPATVDQQCYLDLTASPTQPGMTLISGSMRAEDGAALTARLDVIAATVCPQDPRSHQQRRAAAGGALGRGEATLACECGREDCPAGVERDKAAAAASVVIHVLAEQATVAGSSDAPGYLAGFGVLPAESVRTVARGAQLKPVVVPSPTPDPGYRPSAVTREFTRCRDLTCRWPGCDKPVAHCDLDHTVPYPGGLTHVSELKHYCRLHHLIKTFHPGWAEQQKPDGTIVLTSPTGHTYECEAHGAALFPTLGQPIEALVVPGVQPEAGRYREVMMPRRTQTREQNRRDRITAERRQRSDLIADEERQRQAWLAENYEPPPF comes from the coding sequence GTGTTCGAGGGGTTTGGGGATGGGGAGCTCATCGAGGTGATGGGTGAGTCGACGCGTGATGAGTCGACGGCGATCGCTCAACGGCTGGCCGCGGTGGCGGAGTTGTTCGTGCGGCGCAGGGAACCGTTGGCCGAGTGTCGGTGGTGGATGGCTGATCATTGCGATGGGGTGGCCGCTGAGATCGCCGCGGTGCAGCACATCAGTCATGCCCGGGCGGTGGCCCAGGTGCAGTTCGCCTGTAATTTGTGGCATCGGCTGCCGCGGGTGGCGCGGGTGTTTATGACCGGGGTGATCGACTACCGGCTGGTCGCGACGATCGTCGCGCGGACTGAGAACGTCGAGGATGCGGTGATGCCGGGGTTGGATTCGGCGATCGCCGAGCAATGCGGTAAGTGGATGAAACTGTCGGCGCCCAAACTGCGGGATCGGGTGGATCAGTGGGTGGCCACTTTTGATCCGGCCGGGGTGCGGGTGCCGGCGACGGTGGATCAGCAGTGTTATCTCGACCTCACCGCTTCGCCGACGCAGCCGGGGATGACCCTCATCAGTGGGTCGATGCGCGCTGAGGATGGTGCGGCGTTGACCGCGCGGTTGGATGTGATCGCCGCGACGGTGTGCCCGCAGGATCCGCGTAGCCATCAGCAGCGTCGCGCGGCCGCGGGTGGGGCGTTGGGCCGCGGGGAAGCCACCCTGGCCTGTGAGTGCGGGCGGGAGGATTGCCCGGCCGGTGTCGAACGGGACAAGGCGGCTGCGGCGGCGTCGGTGGTCATTCATGTGCTGGCCGAGCAGGCCACCGTGGCGGGCAGCAGTGATGCGCCGGGGTATCTGGCCGGGTTCGGGGTGTTGCCCGCCGAATCCGTGCGCACCGTGGCCCGCGGCGCGCAGCTCAAGCCGGTGGTGGTGCCGAGTCCGACGCCGGATCCGGGGTATCGGCCTTCGGCGGTGACGCGGGAGTTCACCCGATGCCGGGATCTGACGTGTCGCTGGCCGGGCTGCGATAAACCGGTCGCCCACTGCGATTTGGACCATACGGTGCCCTATCCCGGTGGGCTCACCCATGTCTCAGAGCTCAAGCATTACTGCCGGCTTCATCATTTGATCAAGACGTTTCACCCGGGGTGGGCTGAGCAGCAGAAGCCCGACGGCACGATCGTGTTGACCAGCCCCACCGGACACACCTACGAGTGTGAAGCGCATGGGGCGGCGTTGTTTCCCACCCTGGGCCAGCCCATCGAGGCGTTAGTGGTGCCCGGTGTGCAGCCAGAGGCTGGGCGGTATCGGGAGGTGATGATGCCGCGGCGCACGCAGACCCGTGAGCAGAACCGCCGCGACCGCATCACCGCCGAACGCCGCCAACGCAGCGACCTGATCGCCGACGAAGAACGCCAACGCCAAGCCTGGCTCGCCGAAAACTACGAACCACCACCATTCTGA
- a CDS encoding methylated-DNA--[protein]-cysteine S-methyltransferase: protein MNTRHAVIESPLGELTLVAEDDALTGLYFRHHWYRPADDAVGPRVDADADELLARARTQLLDYLAGRRGGFALPTRLHGDETQRRIWHLLSTIPYGETITYGELAAVVGDGITAREIGQAVGRNPLSIVIPCHRVLGKNGRLTGYAGGLRRKQLLLELEEPSAVKEARLF, encoded by the coding sequence ATGAACACCCGACATGCGGTAATCGAGAGCCCGCTCGGCGAACTGACCCTCGTCGCCGAGGACGACGCGCTGACCGGCCTGTACTTCCGGCACCACTGGTATCGGCCCGCTGACGACGCGGTGGGCCCGAGGGTCGACGCCGACGCCGACGAACTACTCGCCAGGGCACGGACCCAACTGCTCGACTATCTGGCGGGCCGCCGCGGCGGATTCGCACTCCCCACCCGCCTGCACGGCGACGAAACCCAGCGGCGCATCTGGCATCTGCTGAGCACCATCCCGTACGGCGAGACGATCACCTACGGCGAACTGGCCGCCGTGGTCGGCGACGGCATCACCGCCCGCGAGATCGGGCAGGCGGTCGGTCGCAACCCGCTGAGCATCGTGATCCCGTGCCACCGGGTACTCGGCAAGAACGGCAGGCTGACCGGATATGCGGGCGGACTCCGACGGAAGCAACTTCTGCTGGAATTGGAGGAACCGAGCGCGGTGAAGGAGGCGCGGTTGTTCTGA
- a CDS encoding 2OG-Fe(II) oxygenase, whose translation MTSTPWQRRVESADWDAITAELNDFGGALLPRLLTKAEAEKIRGCYPDDQLFRATIDMRRYRFGEGEYRYFQQPYPQPIEALKQALYPRLLPIARDWWTKLGRTAPWPDTLEEWLDMCHDAGQTKSTAILLKYAKGDWNALHRDLYGDLVFPLQVVINLSEPSVDHTGGEFLLVEQRPRAQSRGTATLLPFGHGFVFTTRERPVESTRGWSASPVRHGVSAVRSGERFTLGLVFHDAA comes from the coding sequence ATGACTTCGACGCCATGGCAGAGGCGGGTCGAGTCCGCCGACTGGGACGCAATCACCGCTGAGCTCAACGACTTTGGAGGCGCGTTACTGCCCCGGCTGCTCACCAAGGCCGAGGCCGAGAAGATCCGCGGGTGCTACCCCGACGACCAGCTGTTCCGTGCGACGATCGACATGCGCAGATACCGGTTCGGCGAAGGCGAGTACAGGTACTTCCAGCAGCCCTATCCCCAACCCATCGAGGCGCTCAAGCAGGCGCTCTATCCGCGGCTACTGCCGATCGCGCGGGACTGGTGGACCAAGCTGGGCCGCACCGCCCCATGGCCGGACACGCTCGAGGAGTGGCTGGACATGTGCCACGACGCCGGCCAGACGAAATCCACCGCGATCCTGCTCAAGTACGCGAAAGGCGACTGGAACGCCCTGCACCGAGACCTCTACGGCGACTTGGTCTTTCCGCTGCAAGTGGTGATCAACCTCAGCGAACCCAGTGTCGACCACACTGGCGGCGAGTTCCTGCTCGTCGAACAGCGTCCGCGCGCGCAGTCCCGCGGCACCGCGACGTTGCTGCCGTTCGGTCACGGGTTCGTCTTCACCACCCGTGAGCGTCCCGTCGAATCAACCCGCGGTTGGTCGGCATCCCCCGTGCGACACGGCGTTTCGGCCGTCCGCTCAGGTGAGAGGTTCACCCTCGGACTCGTCTTCCACGACGCCGCGTGA
- a CDS encoding bifunctional 2-polyprenyl-6-hydroxyphenol methylase/3-demethylubiquinol 3-O-methyltransferase UbiG: MSTPDAKEHWEQRYAERDKRWSGRVNVRLAEIVSSFPPGHALDLGCGEGADAWWLAERGWTVVAVDISDIALQRAAAGAEERGVSDRIRFEQCDLSQSFPDGTFDLISAQFLHSMIPFDRPKVLRRAATAVRPGGALVIVDHAGPPPWASELDHHHHDFPSAEQVIEGLELGDEWERERVDAVEREVAGQTATWTDNVIVLRRR, translated from the coding sequence ATGTCGACGCCTGATGCGAAGGAACACTGGGAGCAGCGGTACGCCGAACGCGACAAGCGATGGAGCGGTCGGGTCAATGTCCGTCTGGCGGAGATCGTTTCGTCGTTTCCGCCGGGCCATGCGCTGGACCTCGGTTGTGGGGAGGGCGCCGACGCGTGGTGGCTCGCCGAGCGCGGCTGGACCGTCGTCGCCGTAGACATCTCGGACATCGCGTTGCAGCGGGCCGCCGCAGGCGCCGAGGAGCGTGGGGTGAGCGACCGGATCCGCTTCGAACAGTGCGACCTCTCGCAAAGCTTTCCCGACGGCACCTTCGATTTGATTTCCGCGCAATTCCTGCATTCGATGATCCCGTTCGACCGGCCAAAAGTGTTGCGGCGCGCCGCGACCGCGGTGCGCCCCGGCGGGGCGTTGGTGATCGTCGATCACGCGGGGCCACCGCCCTGGGCATCGGAGCTCGACCATCACCACCACGACTTCCCGAGCGCAGAGCAGGTCATCGAAGGGCTGGAACTCGGCGACGAGTGGGAGCGCGAACGTGTCGATGCAGTCGAGCGGGAAGTGGCCGGACAGACCGCGACGTGGACGGACAACGTGATCGTGCTGCGGCGGCGCTGA
- a CDS encoding NAD(P)/FAD-dependent oxidoreductase: MNSKWDCVVVGGGAAGLSAALVLGRARRRTLVVDAGNQSNLAAHGVGGLLGHDGRSPAELYEIGRRELTKYPTVEVRNCEVVSGERVGDAFDLKLSDGSGEQTRRVVLATGMEYRPPEVKGLKEYWGRSVFHCPFCDGWELRDRPLAVLARGEKAIHSALLLRGWTEDLILLTDGEADLSDDDRARLTAAAVKIDERSVAELTGRDGQLEAVQFTDGGRLECRGLLAATTLHQRSRLAEQLGAEPGEATPFGETPVKVDGLCRTSAPGVFAAGDLSTVLPPSVASAIAAGSLAGMSVVQSLLADDCGLPVPEWSEHVDA, from the coding sequence ATGAACTCGAAATGGGATTGCGTCGTCGTGGGCGGCGGTGCGGCAGGCCTGAGCGCCGCGCTGGTGCTGGGCCGGGCCAGGCGGCGAACGCTTGTCGTCGACGCGGGGAATCAGAGCAACCTGGCCGCACATGGCGTCGGAGGCCTGCTTGGGCATGACGGCCGGTCGCCTGCGGAACTGTACGAGATCGGCCGTCGGGAGCTCACGAAGTATCCGACCGTCGAGGTACGGAACTGTGAGGTGGTCTCCGGGGAGCGGGTCGGCGACGCGTTCGACCTGAAGCTGTCCGACGGGTCCGGTGAGCAGACGCGTCGGGTGGTGCTCGCCACCGGTATGGAGTACCGGCCGCCTGAGGTGAAGGGACTGAAAGAGTATTGGGGTCGCTCGGTTTTCCATTGCCCGTTCTGCGACGGCTGGGAACTGCGCGATCGGCCCCTTGCCGTGCTGGCCCGCGGCGAGAAGGCGATCCATTCGGCGTTGCTGTTGCGCGGGTGGACCGAAGATCTGATCTTGTTGACCGACGGCGAGGCGGATCTCAGCGATGACGACCGGGCCCGGCTGACCGCGGCAGCGGTCAAGATCGACGAGCGCTCGGTGGCCGAACTCACCGGGCGCGACGGTCAACTCGAAGCCGTGCAGTTCACCGACGGCGGCCGACTGGAATGTCGTGGCCTGCTTGCCGCCACCACACTGCATCAGCGCTCGCGCCTGGCTGAGCAACTCGGAGCGGAGCCTGGAGAGGCGACGCCGTTCGGCGAGACACCGGTGAAGGTGGACGGCCTGTGCCGCACTTCTGCGCCAGGGGTTTTCGCGGCCGGTGACCTCAGTACAGTGTTGCCGCCCTCGGTCGCCTCGGCCATTGCGGCCGGCTCGCTGGCCGGTATGTCGGTGGTGCAGAGCCTGCTGGCCGACGATTGTGGACTGCCCGTCCCGGAATGGAGTGAACATGTCGACGCCTGA
- a CDS encoding helix-turn-helix domain-containing protein, with translation MEAKSPDFDLRVRQRLKQLRTQRGLTLEDVASRSNIDVSTLSRLESGKRRLALDHLPRLATALSVSTDELLRTPEAEDPRVRAGSHTHHDVTYWPLTRAGPAGGLHAYKIRINARRRTPPAELPVHEGQDWMYVLSGRLRLILGDKDFIIKPGEAVEFSTWTPHWFGTVDGPVEAITLFGVHGERLHLHS, from the coding sequence ATGGAGGCAAAAAGCCCCGACTTCGACCTGCGGGTCCGGCAACGGCTCAAGCAACTGCGCACACAGCGCGGACTGACCCTCGAGGACGTGGCCAGCAGATCGAACATCGACGTGTCGACGCTGAGCCGGTTGGAATCCGGAAAGCGCCGCCTCGCACTCGACCACCTGCCGCGACTGGCCACCGCGCTGTCGGTGAGCACCGACGAACTCCTGCGCACGCCGGAGGCCGAGGACCCGCGCGTGAGGGCCGGTTCGCATACCCACCACGACGTGACGTACTGGCCGCTGACCCGCGCCGGTCCCGCGGGCGGCTTGCACGCGTACAAGATCCGCATCAACGCGCGGCGGCGCACCCCCCCCGCCGAACTGCCGGTGCACGAAGGCCAGGACTGGATGTACGTACTGTCGGGCCGGCTGAGGTTGATCCTCGGCGACAAGGACTTCATCATCAAACCCGGTGAAGCCGTGGAGTTTTCGACATGGACTCCGCATTGGTTCGGCACCGTCGACGGACCTGTCGAGGCGATCACACTGTTCGGGGTGCACGGCGAAAGGCTGCACCTGCACAGTTGA